A stretch of the Candidatus Bandiella numerosa genome encodes the following:
- the mnmG gene encoding tRNA uridine-5-carboxymethylaminomethyl(34) synthesis enzyme MnmG: MQKNYDVIIIGGGHAGVEAATAACRIGAKTCLITKSKDDLGELSCNPSIGGVAKGIIVREIDALDGIMSKVIDKSGIHFKVLNKSKGPAVWGPRAQADRDLYKENLQNILFNYKNLDIIYDVVDDIIISNGKASGIICGEIKIISNSVVITSGTFLNGVIHTGSTKYNAGRFGEKSITVLAEKLKSYKFNIGRLKTGTPPRILKQSINWEILEKQLGDETPQPFSDLTKSISQNQIPCYITYTNEKTHKIIEKNLAQSAIYSGNITSIGPRYCPSIEDKVVKFRDKIRHQVFLEPEGLRSDLIYPNGISTSLPQDIQEEFVRSISGLEEAKFIRYGYAIEYDFIDPRELEETLESKKIENLFFAGQINGTTGYEEAAGQGLIAGANAALKLQNKKFVLSRSDSYIGVMINDLVNFGTKEPYRMMTSRAEYRIKLRSDNASERLTAIGNQYGLITTEKLKNYNDIVEQKNKIYHFLKTKSIIEGYNNLDNLQSKGILNIKQIKKLFPEIIDADERILINIFAENLYKDYEKRLAKDIEILQNDKKITIPNNINYNGITGLSNEIKMKLENSSPKTIADIRRIQGMTPSALITIIIYIKKLKN, translated from the coding sequence ATGCAAAAAAACTACGACGTCATTATTATTGGAGGTGGGCATGCAGGTGTCGAAGCTGCCACTGCAGCATGTAGAATAGGAGCAAAAACCTGTCTAATTACAAAATCGAAAGATGATTTAGGCGAGCTTTCGTGCAATCCATCTATTGGTGGCGTTGCTAAAGGTATTATAGTGAGAGAAATTGATGCTCTAGATGGAATAATGAGCAAAGTTATTGATAAATCTGGGATACATTTTAAAGTATTAAATAAAAGCAAAGGTCCTGCAGTATGGGGGCCTAGAGCTCAAGCAGATAGAGATTTATATAAAGAAAATTTACAAAATATTTTGTTTAATTATAAAAATTTAGATATAATATACGATGTTGTCGATGATATTATTATTTCAAATGGCAAAGCATCTGGTATAATCTGTGGCGAAATTAAAATAATCTCCAATTCTGTAGTTATTACATCAGGAACATTTTTAAATGGCGTAATTCACACAGGATCAACTAAATATAATGCAGGAAGATTTGGCGAAAAATCTATTACTGTACTAGCTGAAAAACTAAAATCCTATAAATTTAATATTGGAAGATTAAAAACAGGTACGCCCCCTAGAATATTGAAACAATCAATTAATTGGGAAATTTTAGAAAAACAACTAGGAGATGAAACGCCCCAACCATTCTCCGACCTTACGAAAAGTATATCACAAAATCAAATACCGTGTTACATAACATATACAAACGAAAAGACCCATAAAATAATTGAGAAAAATCTTGCGCAGTCAGCAATTTATTCTGGAAATATTACTTCTATTGGCCCTAGATACTGTCCGTCTATAGAAGATAAGGTAGTGAAATTTAGAGATAAAATACGTCATCAAGTATTTTTAGAGCCTGAAGGACTAAGAAGTGATTTAATATATCCTAATGGAATATCCACATCATTGCCACAAGATATTCAGGAGGAATTCGTTAGATCAATATCTGGACTTGAAGAAGCAAAATTTATAAGATATGGATATGCCATTGAATATGATTTTATAGATCCAAGAGAATTAGAAGAAACCTTAGAAAGTAAAAAAATCGAAAATTTGTTTTTTGCAGGGCAAATTAATGGAACAACAGGATATGAAGAAGCTGCAGGACAAGGCCTAATTGCAGGCGCCAATGCAGCCTTAAAATTACAGAATAAAAAATTTGTTTTATCAAGGAGTGATTCATATATAGGAGTGATGATTAATGATTTAGTAAATTTTGGTACTAAGGAGCCATATAGAATGATGACTTCAAGAGCGGAGTATAGAATTAAACTGAGAAGTGATAATGCATCAGAAAGGTTAACAGCAATAGGTAACCAGTACGGTTTAATAACTACTGAGAAGTTAAAAAATTATAATGACATCGTAGAGCAAAAAAATAAAATTTATCATTTTTTAAAAACAAAAAGTATAATTGAAGGGTATAATAACTTAGATAACTTGCAATCTAAAGGCATTCTAAATATTAAACAGATCAAAAAACTTTTTCCAGAAATCATTGATGCGGATGAGAGAATTCTAATAAATATTTTTGCCGAAAATTTATATAAAGATTATGAAAAAAGACTAGCTAAAGATATTGAAATTTTACAAAATGATAAAAAAATAACTATACCGAATAATATTAATTATAATGGTATAACTGGTCTTTCTAATGAAATAAAAATGAAATTAGAAAATTCCTCTCCAAAAACAATTGCAGATATAAGAAGAATTCAGGGCATGACTCCATCTGCACTAATTACAATAATAATATATATTAAGAAACTAAAAAATTAA
- the trmB gene encoding tRNA (guanosine(46)-N7)-methyltransferase TrmB yields MNNELKYIPYKSRRNKFIRDSSSLSLLNYYSYGRQQKFILSTNKKVNLEIGFGSGEFIFYRAIRDSDSIYIGSEVYTPGIMKLINNIKEHDLHNIFVYQGDARELLNQVPDKFFNNIYILFPDPWPKNRHHKHRLINKDFLQYLSNKFSSNLFIVTDHSNYAESVLYDILQSDKFKLVKMKISNKIFYKTNFEEKALQKSNNIFNFALSHKN; encoded by the coding sequence ATGAATAATGAGTTAAAATATATTCCATATAAATCACGAAGAAACAAGTTTATTAGAGATAGTAGCTCATTAAGCTTACTGAATTACTATTCCTATGGAAGACAACAAAAATTTATTTTGAGCACAAATAAAAAAGTTAATTTAGAAATAGGATTTGGCTCAGGAGAGTTTATTTTTTACCGTGCTATCAGAGATAGCGACAGCATATATATTGGAAGCGAGGTATATACTCCTGGTATTATGAAATTAATTAATAATATTAAGGAACATGATCTACATAATATTTTTGTTTATCAAGGAGATGCCAGGGAATTATTAAATCAAGTGCCTGATAAATTTTTTAATAATATTTATATCTTATTCCCTGATCCATGGCCAAAAAATAGACATCACAAGCACAGACTAATTAATAAAGATTTTCTTCAATATTTATCAAATAAATTTTCTTCAAACTTATTTATAGTTACTGATCATTCAAATTATGCAGAAAGTGTTTTATATGATATTTTACAGAGCGATAAATTTAAATTAGTTAAAATGAAGATATCAAATAAAATTTTTTACAAGACTAATTTTGAAGAAAAAGCGTTGCAAAAATCTAATAATATTTTTAATTTTGCTCTATCACATAAAAATTAA
- the mnmE gene encoding tRNA uridine-5-carboxymethylaminomethyl(34) synthesis GTPase MnmE: protein MLQKETIFALSTCYGKSGIAIIKISGPNALLVLKDLNFKKNLLKRVATLGKIYKKNLELIDEVIAIYFPKNNSYTGEDTVELQIHGGIAIINSIFDELNSLDYLRLATNGEFTRVALENNKISLNKAESLIDLINSESEYQRKVAIRNYNGALEDIYSIWRNDMVELLSISEAYIDFPDDLLDEAELTKLNKRIKKLQSEFENNIKFFSSANKLMNGISVCIAGATNVGKSSLMNFLSKSDTSIISNIKGTTRDVVKTKIEIAGIPIILHDTAGIRITSNKIENMGIEKGKNVMKNSDIIIFMFGANNLLNLNILIESKKWLDTTVKILVYVNKIDLLSDYQLLKTKLIKQLEKINLKYEALLFLSLKSNKYNDAILQSIEEILNNFMPSSDANLITNIRHQNKLRNCNNYLNNALNTDILELKTEELRACAKELGLLLGDINTEEVLDKIFSSFCIGK from the coding sequence ATGTTACAAAAAGAAACAATTTTTGCTTTGTCCACATGCTATGGTAAATCTGGGATCGCTATTATCAAAATATCTGGACCTAATGCTCTTTTAGTACTTAAAGATCTTAATTTTAAAAAAAATTTATTAAAAAGAGTAGCTACATTAGGAAAGATATATAAGAAAAATTTAGAGCTTATAGATGAAGTAATTGCTATTTATTTCCCTAAAAATAATAGTTATACGGGAGAAGATACGGTTGAATTACAAATACATGGAGGAATTGCTATTATAAATTCCATCTTTGATGAATTAAACTCTTTAGACTATTTACGCTTAGCTACTAATGGCGAATTCACTAGGGTAGCATTAGAAAATAATAAAATATCCTTAAATAAGGCAGAGTCTTTGATTGATCTTATTAATTCAGAATCTGAATATCAAAGAAAAGTTGCTATAAGAAATTATAATGGAGCATTGGAGGATATTTATTCCATTTGGAGAAATGATATGGTTGAACTATTATCCATATCAGAGGCATATATAGATTTCCCAGATGACCTTTTAGATGAGGCTGAGCTCACAAAATTAAATAAAAGGATAAAAAAATTACAAAGCGAATTTGAAAATAATATTAAATTTTTTAGTTCCGCTAATAAACTAATGAATGGAATTAGCGTTTGTATTGCTGGGGCCACTAATGTAGGAAAATCAAGTTTGATGAATTTTTTATCTAAAAGTGATACCTCAATAATTTCAAACATTAAAGGTACAACAAGAGATGTTGTTAAAACTAAAATAGAAATAGCCGGAATCCCAATTATATTGCATGATACAGCTGGTATAAGAATAACCTCAAATAAAATTGAAAATATGGGAATAGAAAAGGGGAAAAATGTAATGAAAAATTCTGATATAATAATCTTTATGTTCGGTGCAAACAATTTACTAAACTTAAATATATTAATTGAATCAAAAAAATGGTTAGACACTACTGTCAAGATTTTAGTTTATGTAAATAAAATTGACTTATTGAGTGATTATCAACTTTTAAAGACAAAACTTATAAAACAATTAGAAAAAATTAATTTAAAATATGAAGCTCTCCTTTTTTTATCTTTAAAATCTAATAAATACAATGACGCGATATTACAAAGTATAGAAGAAATTTTAAATAATTTTATGCCCTCCTCAGATGCAAATTTAATTACTAACATTAGGCATCAAAATAAATTGAGGAATTGCAATAATTACCTCAATAACGCATTAAATACAGATATTTTAGAATTAAAAACAGAAGAATTAAGAGCTTGTGCAAAGGAATTAGGTTTATTGTTAGGTGATATTAATACAGAAGAAGTGCTAGATAAAATTTTTAGTAGCTTTTGTATCGGAAAATGA
- a CDS encoding ParA family protein has translation MKNSCKIISIINQKGGVGKTTTSINLATALSLYQKNILLIDLDPQGNLSTGMGIENSNRVQNIYNLLLDDSTIENVIKNTLLPNIDIIPSNQDLSAFDTEVSNAENKEYILNEKLQQINKTLPKYDYIFIDCAPSLSLLTVNALTASNSVLIPLQCEFFALEGIANIIKIINYIRSILNPKLTVEGILLTMYDRRNRLCKEVVGDVRKNFGNIVYEQVIPRNIKLSEATSHGKPIMLYDSRCSGSISYILLAQEILKKHS, from the coding sequence ATGAAAAATAGTTGCAAAATAATATCTATAATCAATCAAAAAGGTGGTGTAGGAAAAACTACAACTTCAATAAATTTGGCAACAGCATTAAGCCTATATCAAAAAAATATTCTGCTGATTGATCTGGATCCACAGGGAAATCTGAGTACAGGAATGGGTATAGAAAATTCAAATAGAGTGCAAAACATTTACAATTTATTGTTAGACGATTCTACCATTGAAAATGTAATAAAAAATACCTTGCTACCCAATATCGATATCATACCATCTAATCAAGACCTGTCTGCATTTGATACAGAAGTTTCAAATGCAGAAAATAAAGAATACATATTAAATGAGAAGCTACAACAAATAAATAAAACCCTCCCAAAATACGATTATATATTTATAGATTGTGCTCCATCATTAAGTCTACTTACAGTTAATGCTTTAACCGCCTCAAATTCAGTATTGATACCGCTACAGTGCGAATTTTTTGCACTTGAGGGGATTGCCAACATAATTAAGATTATAAATTATATTAGATCAATTCTAAATCCTAAATTAACCGTTGAAGGCATATTATTAACAATGTACGATAGAAGAAATAGACTTTGCAAAGAGGTTGTTGGTGATGTGAGAAAAAATTTTGGTAACATAGTGTATGAGCAGGTAATTCCCAGAAATATAAAGTTGTCAGAAGCCACATCTCATGGGAAACCAATCATGCTTTATGATAGTAGATGCTCTGGATCAATTTCATATATACTTTTAGCGCAAGAAATTTTAAAAAAACACTCATAA
- a CDS encoding ExbD/TolR family protein, translating into MNKIMYNFLNPRSLRHKNKIKSEINVTPFVDVMLVLLIIFMLTSHIINTGADIELPKSSENFSKKDDYLNISLDKHSNIYIQEIKIEKVDLIDKIKSILNEKPQIQIMIYGDQSTHYGDMIYVFSALRQASIDNVTLVTEE; encoded by the coding sequence ATGAATAAGATAATGTACAATTTTTTAAACCCTCGATCATTACGACATAAAAATAAAATAAAATCTGAAATTAACGTTACCCCATTCGTTGATGTTATGTTAGTTTTATTGATCATTTTCATGCTTACATCTCATATAATCAATACCGGCGCAGATATTGAATTACCCAAATCTTCCGAAAATTTTTCAAAAAAGGATGATTATTTAAATATCAGCCTTGATAAACACTCAAATATTTATATTCAAGAAATAAAAATAGAAAAAGTGGACTTAATTGACAAAATCAAATCTATATTAAATGAAAAACCACAAATTCAAATTATGATATATGGCGATCAATCAACTCATTATGGCGATATGATATACGTTTTTAGTGCGCTAAGGCAAGCATCGATTGACAATGTCACTCTAGTAACAGAGGAATAA
- a CDS encoding ParB/RepB/Spo0J family partition protein, which translates to MVDNNKFKALGKGLSSLIPNKLDLNISNFQSDYFVEIPIDKIVENNNQPRKNFNEEDILELAESIKLYGVLQPILVKSLENDRYQIIAGERRWRASKLANLKFVPAIIKNTIDRQNVEISLIENIQREDLNPLEEANIYKTLIDEQGYTQEILAEKIGKSRSYVANLVRLLKLPDKFKKLIFEDKLSAGHARLLLNNENPDELVKIIQKNNLSVRQTEDIIKNNNKINYNKFSKDGDVLNLERKISKALNLKTKINLGKKENSIVIKFNNMDEFDYLIAMLCKNNELTI; encoded by the coding sequence ATGGTAGATAATAATAAATTTAAAGCTTTAGGTAAGGGGCTTTCTTCATTGATTCCAAATAAATTGGACCTTAATATTTCGAATTTTCAATCAGACTATTTTGTTGAAATTCCTATTGATAAAATTGTTGAGAATAATAATCAACCTAGAAAAAATTTCAACGAAGAAGATATTTTGGAATTAGCAGAATCGATAAAATTATATGGGGTACTGCAACCAATTTTAGTTAAAAGTTTGGAAAATGATCGTTACCAAATTATTGCGGGCGAGAGAAGATGGAGAGCATCAAAGTTAGCAAATTTAAAATTTGTTCCAGCAATAATAAAGAATACAATTGATAGGCAAAATGTTGAAATATCATTAATAGAAAATATTCAAAGGGAAGATTTAAACCCTCTTGAAGAAGCAAATATATACAAAACATTAATTGATGAACAAGGCTATACCCAAGAAATTTTAGCCGAGAAAATTGGCAAAAGTAGAAGCTATGTTGCAAACTTAGTTAGATTATTAAAACTACCAGATAAATTTAAAAAACTAATCTTTGAGGATAAACTATCTGCAGGACATGCAAGATTATTACTTAATAATGAAAATCCAGATGAACTAGTTAAAATTATACAGAAAAACAATTTAAGCGTCAGACAAACCGAAGATATTATAAAAAACAACAATAAAATAAATTATAATAAATTTAGTAAAGATGGTGACGTATTAAATTTAGAAAGAAAAATTAGCAAGGCATTAAATTTAAAAACTAAAATTAATTTAGGGAAAAAAGAAAATAGTATCGTTATCAAATTTAATAATATGGATGAATTTGATTATTTAATCGCAATGCTTTGTAAAAATAATGAATTAACAATATAA
- the pssA gene encoding CDP-diacylglycerol--serine O-phosphatidyltransferase — protein sequence MSIAPKKLNIPIQKLIPSMITILALCLGITSIRYSLDGKFNIAAALIVIAAFLDGIDGRIARLLNSTSEFGAQLDSLADLCNFGVAPGIAVYLWSLIEIPYKGVGWAVVLLYIACSALRLARFNVQSSDNENDEIKNNFFIGVPMPVAAGLLLIPMMCDFELFTGKSYICSYWYNAIYMTIIGLLMISKVPIYSAKKMTVPRERVNIILIISGIIFTGIIFEPWVLLPVIGLFYIVLTPIVSFYYHNKIKKGSGSDILAKALVIFVMFGTLIGSNLKTSNASEYNSSDVLHCLNAIKLFERKYDIPKNFLYLISLVESGKYDKNSKRLQPWPWTANINGESRFFSTKNELIKALKIHIANGKENIDIGCNQINYKYHKHNFSNIEQMVSPYHNVGYSAYYLASNYQKTNNWQDAIAMYHSKNPLHSSKYIRKINKTAKNSSGLLMELNDSNKKNGIASRASSSSIMNRKSVEQQILNKKSRAGIIVYSNSKESYIASSGVIKISKEFG from the coding sequence ATGTCTATAGCACCTAAAAAATTAAACATACCAATACAGAAGCTTATACCTTCCATGATTACAATATTAGCGTTATGCTTGGGTATAACATCCATTAGGTATTCATTGGATGGGAAATTTAATATAGCTGCAGCATTAATTGTAATTGCTGCATTTCTTGACGGTATTGATGGTAGAATTGCCAGGTTATTAAATTCTACTAGTGAATTTGGTGCTCAACTAGATTCTTTAGCTGATCTATGTAATTTTGGAGTTGCTCCTGGCATTGCAGTTTATTTATGGTCGCTCATAGAAATACCATATAAAGGGGTTGGATGGGCTGTTGTTTTGCTTTATATAGCTTGTTCAGCGTTACGACTTGCTAGATTTAATGTGCAAAGTAGTGATAATGAGAATGATGAAATTAAAAATAATTTTTTTATTGGAGTTCCAATGCCTGTTGCTGCGGGTTTATTGTTGATTCCAATGATGTGTGATTTTGAACTTTTTACTGGTAAATCATATATATGTTCATATTGGTATAATGCAATATACATGACTATAATAGGTCTTTTGATGATAAGCAAAGTTCCAATTTACTCTGCCAAAAAAATGACAGTACCGAGGGAAAGAGTAAACATTATACTTATAATTTCTGGTATTATTTTTACTGGTATTATCTTTGAACCTTGGGTTCTTTTGCCAGTAATTGGGCTATTTTATATTGTTTTGACACCTATAGTAAGTTTTTATTATCATAACAAAATAAAGAAAGGGAGTGGCTCTGATATTTTGGCCAAAGCTTTAGTTATTTTTGTTATGTTTGGCACATTGATTGGTTCAAATTTAAAAACATCAAATGCATCAGAATATAATTCCTCTGATGTATTACATTGCTTAAATGCAATTAAACTTTTTGAAAGAAAATATGATATTCCCAAGAATTTTTTATATTTAATATCTTTGGTAGAATCTGGAAAATATGACAAAAATTCAAAGAGACTTCAACCTTGGCCGTGGACTGCTAATATAAATGGAGAATCAAGATTTTTCAGCACTAAAAATGAGCTAATCAAAGCTCTGAAAATACATATAGCAAATGGTAAAGAAAACATAGATATAGGTTGTAATCAGATAAATTATAAATATCATAAGCATAACTTTTCAAACATAGAGCAAATGGTTTCACCATATCATAATGTTGGATATTCAGCATATTACCTGGCTAGTAATTATCAAAAAACCAATAATTGGCAAGATGCGATAGCAATGTATCATTCAAAAAATCCTCTTCATAGTAGCAAATATATAAGAAAAATTAATAAAACTGCTAAGAATAGTAGTGGATTGCTTATGGAATTAAATGATAGTAATAAGAAAAATGGTATAGCGAGCAGAGCGAGTAGTAGTAGTATTATGAATAGGAAAAGTGTCGAGCAACAAATACTTAATAAAAAATCCAGAGCTGGTATTATAGTCTACAGTAATTCTAAGGAATCTTATATTGCCTCAAGTGGCGTTATTAAGATATCTAAAGAGTTTGGATAG
- a CDS encoding MotA/TolQ/ExbB proton channel family protein — translation MEKIPVKKFAESEIVDIASASTAKSFSIVDMFLQADLFVQTIMLILVLMSIYSWAIALEKIFLLKSITKEYNIFNKLLMENNYDISLIEQRHFATIKKLNIFGEIIITVYNKICSIKKDSIGINKEELLGNIELKIYDVNNRIEDKLYILGTISSSAPFIGLLGTVWGIMHSFQSIVFLKNASISAVAPGIAEALLATALGLIVAIPALIFNNKFYSSIESLNIKFRNSFIKLISKI, via the coding sequence ATGGAAAAAATACCTGTTAAAAAATTTGCTGAATCAGAAATTGTTGATATTGCAAGTGCATCCACAGCAAAATCATTTTCTATTGTAGATATGTTTCTGCAAGCAGATTTATTTGTACAAACAATAATGCTGATTTTGGTCTTAATGTCTATATATTCCTGGGCAATTGCACTAGAGAAAATATTTTTACTAAAATCTATTACTAAAGAATATAACATATTCAATAAACTATTAATGGAAAATAATTACGACATAAGTTTAATTGAACAAAGGCATTTTGCCACAATAAAAAAATTAAATATATTTGGTGAAATAATTATTACAGTCTACAATAAAATCTGTTCAATTAAAAAAGATAGTATTGGAATAAACAAAGAAGAGCTTTTAGGCAATATAGAATTAAAAATTTATGATGTGAACAATAGAATTGAAGATAAGCTATATATATTAGGAACTATATCCAGCTCAGCCCCTTTTATAGGATTACTGGGCACAGTTTGGGGTATAATGCACAGTTTTCAATCGATTGTATTTTTAAAAAATGCTAGCATCTCGGCAGTTGCACCTGGAATTGCTGAAGCTCTATTGGCTACAGCTTTAGGATTAATTGTGGCTATCCCTGCGTTAATTTTTAATAATAAATTTTATAGTAGTATTGAAAGCTTAAACATTAAATTTCGAAACTCCTTTATAAAGTTAATTAGCAAAATTTAA